The Terriglobus tenax genome contains a region encoding:
- a CDS encoding GNAT family N-acetyltransferase, protein MPYKLRTARPKEIPALQQLIEQSVRHLQATDYGPAEIDAAVRTIFTVDTRLVADGTYFVAEDETGSYAACGGWSRRKTLYGGDAQVEAKEPELLDPAVDAAKIRAIFVHPAHARQGLGSLVLKAAEDAAAAEGFRELEMGATLTGYPIYLKKGYVETERHHAPIGDGLSIEIVKMRKRVS, encoded by the coding sequence ATGCCCTACAAGCTCCGCACCGCTCGCCCGAAAGAGATCCCCGCCCTGCAGCAGCTCATCGAGCAGTCCGTCCGTCACCTGCAGGCCACGGACTACGGCCCGGCCGAGATCGACGCAGCCGTCCGCACCATCTTCACTGTGGACACGCGCCTGGTCGCCGACGGCACCTACTTCGTCGCAGAAGACGAGACCGGCAGCTACGCCGCCTGCGGTGGATGGAGCCGCCGCAAGACCCTCTACGGAGGCGATGCCCAGGTGGAAGCCAAAGAGCCGGAACTGCTTGATCCTGCGGTAGATGCAGCCAAAATTCGGGCCATCTTCGTCCACCCCGCCCACGCCCGCCAGGGGCTCGGTTCCCTTGTCCTGAAAGCTGCGGAAGACGCTGCGGCCGCCGAAGGCTTCCGCGAATTGGAGATGGGCGCCACCCTCACCGGCTACCCCATCTACCTGAAAAAGGGCTATGTCGAAACCGAACGCCACCACGCCCCCATCGGCGACGGCCTGTCGATTGAGATTGTGAAGATGAGAAAGAGAGTTTCGTAA
- the metE gene encoding 5-methyltetrahydropteroyltriglutamate--homocysteine S-methyltransferase: protein MSVLNNAKLNTANLGFPRMGQNRELKFALEAFWSGKSPEDDLLAVARDLRRRHWLLQKEAGIGVIPSNDFSLYDQVLDTLVLLGATPARYGSGPVSLGQYFDMARNSAQQPALEMTKWFDTNYHYLVPEWSAGLHLIADPSKAVREFEEAKALGIVTRPVLVGPITLLLLGKSVDGSSRLALLPRLLLAYKAVLEALIAAGAADVQIDEPVLVTDLSIEWKRAFEAAYAELGQLPVSITVATYFGALGDNLQLASSLPVSGLHIDLVRAPGQLDEVLATLPPEKTLSLGVVDGRNIWKSEFATVRSLIARAVAVLGQDRVVLAPSCSLLHVPFDTAGEDKLPSGLFERLSFAVQKLGELRDLATGDEAAFAANAAHFAGQRGGASSRVQQKLAALTEDDFARPQPYPDRAPLQREALKLPLLPTTTIGSFPQTAEVRRQRAAWRKGLLDDAAYESFLEAATEECIRRQEELGLDVLVHGEFERNDMVEYFGEQLDGFAFTRNGWVQSYGSRCVKPPIIYADVERPAPMTVRWSKFAQSLTQKPMKGMLTGPVTILQWSFVRNDIPESETTFQIALALRKEIADLEAAGIGVIQVDEPALREGLPLRMGDYAGYLDWAVKAFRLATSGVRAETQIHTHMCYAEFETILPAIAALDADVISMESARSKMALLADFRAHGYPNEIGPGVWDIHATRVPGEEEVRGLLLMALESLKAEQLWVNPDCGLKTRQWPETEASLRNLVAAAKAVREELVGR from the coding sequence ATGTCTGTTCTGAATAACGCAAAGCTGAATACTGCCAATCTGGGATTTCCCCGCATGGGCCAGAACCGCGAGCTGAAGTTTGCCCTGGAGGCCTTCTGGTCCGGCAAAAGCCCGGAAGACGATCTGCTCGCCGTCGCCCGCGACCTGCGCCGCCGTCATTGGCTGTTGCAGAAAGAGGCCGGCATCGGCGTTATCCCCTCCAACGACTTCAGCCTCTACGACCAGGTGCTGGACACGCTCGTTCTTCTGGGTGCCACCCCTGCCCGCTATGGCAGCGGCCCGGTCAGCCTGGGCCAGTACTTTGACATGGCCCGCAACAGCGCCCAGCAGCCGGCGCTGGAGATGACCAAGTGGTTTGACACCAACTACCACTACCTGGTCCCGGAGTGGTCCGCCGGTCTGCACCTGATCGCCGATCCGTCGAAGGCTGTCCGTGAGTTTGAAGAGGCAAAGGCGCTGGGCATCGTCACGCGGCCGGTTCTAGTTGGCCCCATCACCCTTCTGCTGCTGGGCAAGAGTGTGGATGGCAGCTCGCGGCTGGCGCTGCTGCCGCGTCTTCTGCTGGCGTACAAGGCGGTTCTGGAGGCGCTGATTGCCGCTGGAGCTGCGGACGTCCAGATCGACGAGCCGGTGCTGGTCACCGATCTTTCCATCGAGTGGAAGCGCGCCTTCGAGGCCGCCTACGCCGAGCTGGGGCAGCTCCCGGTTTCCATTACCGTGGCGACGTATTTCGGCGCTCTGGGCGACAACCTGCAACTGGCGTCGTCGCTGCCGGTTAGCGGTCTGCACATTGACCTGGTGCGCGCTCCGGGGCAACTGGACGAGGTTCTGGCGACGCTGCCGCCGGAAAAGACGCTCTCGCTGGGCGTGGTGGATGGCCGCAACATCTGGAAGTCGGAGTTTGCGACCGTTCGGTCTCTGATTGCTCGCGCCGTCGCCGTTCTGGGGCAGGATCGGGTCGTTCTGGCGCCGTCCTGCAGTCTGCTGCACGTTCCGTTTGACACCGCCGGAGAGGATAAGCTGCCCTCCGGGCTCTTCGAAAGGCTAAGCTTTGCCGTGCAGAAGCTTGGCGAGCTGCGCGACCTGGCGACCGGGGACGAAGCCGCGTTTGCGGCGAACGCCGCGCACTTTGCCGGTCAGCGTGGCGGAGCTTCCAGCCGCGTGCAGCAGAAGCTGGCTGCACTGACGGAGGACGATTTCGCCCGTCCGCAGCCGTATCCGGACCGCGCTCCGCTGCAGCGCGAGGCGCTGAAACTGCCGCTGCTGCCAACGACGACCATCGGCAGCTTTCCGCAGACCGCCGAGGTGCGCCGCCAGCGCGCGGCCTGGCGCAAGGGGCTGCTGGACGATGCAGCCTACGAGAGCTTCCTGGAAGCCGCGACCGAGGAGTGCATCCGCCGCCAGGAGGAGCTGGGGCTGGATGTCCTGGTGCACGGCGAGTTCGAACGCAATGACATGGTGGAGTACTTTGGCGAGCAGCTGGACGGCTTCGCCTTCACCCGCAACGGCTGGGTGCAGAGCTACGGTTCGCGCTGCGTGAAGCCGCCCATCATCTACGCCGACGTAGAGCGTCCTGCGCCGATGACCGTTCGCTGGTCGAAGTTTGCGCAGTCGCTCACGCAAAAGCCGATGAAGGGCATGCTCACCGGGCCTGTGACCATCCTGCAGTGGTCCTTTGTTCGCAACGACATCCCGGAGAGCGAGACCACGTTCCAGATTGCGTTGGCGCTGCGGAAGGAGATTGCCGACCTGGAGGCGGCGGGCATTGGAGTCATCCAGGTGGACGAGCCGGCTTTGCGCGAGGGGCTGCCGCTGCGCATGGGCGACTATGCAGGCTACCTGGACTGGGCAGTGAAGGCCTTCCGGCTGGCCACCAGCGGCGTCCGGGCCGAGACGCAGATCCATACCCACATGTGCTACGCCGAGTTTGAGACGATTCTGCCGGCGATTGCGGCGCTGGACGCGGATGTGATCTCCATGGAATCGGCGCGGTCAAAGATGGCTCTGCTGGCGGACTTCAGGGCGCACGGCTACCCGAACGAGATTGGTCCGGGCGTCTGGGATATCCATGCCACGCGCGTTCCGGGTGAGGAAGAGGTGCGCGGTCTGCTGCTCATGGCGCTGGAGTCTTTGAAAGCAGAGCAGTTATGGGTGAATCCGGACTGCGGCCTGAAGACCCGCCAGTGGCCGGAGACGGAGGCCTCGCTGCGGAACCTGGTGGCGGCGGCGAAGGCGGTACGGGAAGAGTTGGTGGGGAGGTAG
- the rpmI gene encoding 50S ribosomal protein L35, with translation MPKMKTHSGAAKRFKKTGTGKIKRGQTKTRHILTSKSSKTKRHLGGPAYVSDGDHAKVSRMIPYA, from the coding sequence ATGCCTAAAATGAAGACCCACTCCGGTGCGGCGAAGCGGTTCAAGAAGACTGGCACGGGCAAGATCAAGCGCGGCCAGACCAAGACCCGTCACATCCTCACCTCGAAGTCCAGCAAGACGAAGCGCCACCTTGGCGGTCCGGCTTATGTGTCTGACGGCGATCATGCCAAGGTCAGCCGCATGATTCCTTACGCCTGA
- the rplT gene encoding 50S ribosomal protein L20 has translation MPRVKRGTKRNDRRKKILKRASGYFLTKSKLYQAAQEAVERGLKFAYTGRKQKKRQFRSLWIVRIGAAAKLNGLSYSMFISGLKKAGVELDRKVLADIAVHDAAGFTALAQQAKDANAAAKQAA, from the coding sequence ATGCCCCGCGTAAAACGTGGCACAAAGCGGAATGACCGGCGCAAAAAGATCCTCAAGCGCGCAAGTGGTTACTTCCTTACAAAGTCGAAGCTCTACCAGGCAGCACAGGAAGCCGTAGAGCGTGGTCTTAAGTTTGCCTACACCGGCCGTAAGCAGAAGAAGCGTCAGTTCCGCTCGCTGTGGATCGTCCGTATCGGCGCCGCCGCCAAGCTGAATGGCCTGAGCTACTCCATGTTCATCAGCGGCCTGAAGAAGGCCGGCGTTGAGCTGGACCGCAAGGTTCTGGCCGACATCGCCGTGCATGACGCCGCGGGCTTCACCGCCCTGGCGCAGCAGGCCAAGGACGCCAACGCCGCCGCCAAGCAGGCTGCGTAA
- a CDS encoding ATP-binding protein, with amino-acid sequence MKDLQHCEDENIRIPGSVQPHGFLLALDEDDKIVVASENAADLLGKPLKLILGAGIDVLFDRELLAAIRHHASRPPAGTVLYLGSFHLCGELYSVVTHIVNGRRVLEFEKQDRLVGPEMMNAVITNFVGTLSKLTTENDLRQSIVQQVADLTGFDRVLLYSFDEFGHGTVLNEVNNGRLPSYLDLRFPGTDIPQQARALYLANTVRIIPDVSYKPSPLSGLPGEHTRSFDMSSCVLRSVSPIHLAYMRNMRTLSSMSLSVVVEGRLWGLISGHHAEPRAVPYLVRSACDMLTKIVGNQLSAFRTSTQLEETVHYHAIQHKLLTRIAATVNYMDTLEGEAAELLEVTSAGGAALWMDDRLTCHGKTPTEEQVKGIIDWLDTQPELEVFSTHCLGTHLPWAGSIADAASGMIAIRISDVRRRYILWFRPEIVQTVKWAGDPGESLESIKLLEPRHSFELWKQIVRGRSVEWSGMQIESAREFRSALMTISLRRAEEEAQLAEARFDQLTHSLPTKIFTANDSGELTYVNQQWHDAGLNEKGRWFEGGRLIPEDEARCADAWSNAIREGILFEEELRFQSPDGEPRWNLVRAVPFRGLGAVRAGWVGMCADLTERKEREAAIRMAEKLAITGRMTSVIAHEINNPLEAITNLMYLLRQEVDESNRSATEYITMVESELIRISGITKQTLRWTRENQERFDWMALDEMFEEVLRLFHGKSNNRHVTVQTLGDRGLRYYGMVGQIRQVVANLVSNAIDASHIGGTIMLRARSEARGLVIEATDHGAGMDDHVRSQIFKPFFTTKGDLGNGLGLYISHEIVERHGGHIEVDTQPGHGTTVRVVLPLLETDVILPVKGLQ; translated from the coding sequence TTGAAGGATCTTCAGCACTGCGAGGATGAAAACATCCGCATCCCCGGGTCGGTGCAGCCGCATGGATTCCTGCTGGCGCTGGATGAGGACGATAAGATCGTCGTGGCCAGCGAAAATGCCGCGGATCTCCTCGGCAAGCCACTGAAGCTGATCCTTGGCGCCGGCATCGATGTCCTTTTCGACCGGGAGCTGCTGGCTGCGATCCGGCATCATGCCAGCAGGCCGCCCGCGGGAACCGTACTCTATCTCGGCTCCTTCCATCTGTGCGGTGAGTTGTACAGCGTGGTGACGCACATCGTTAACGGCCGCCGCGTCCTCGAGTTTGAAAAGCAGGATCGTCTTGTTGGCCCGGAGATGATGAACGCGGTCATCACCAACTTTGTCGGCACACTCTCCAAGCTCACCACCGAAAATGACCTGCGACAGTCCATCGTGCAGCAGGTGGCTGACCTTACCGGCTTTGACCGCGTTCTGCTCTACTCCTTTGACGAGTTCGGCCACGGCACCGTGCTGAATGAGGTGAACAACGGACGCCTTCCCAGCTACCTGGATCTTCGCTTCCCGGGAACCGACATCCCGCAGCAGGCACGCGCTCTCTACCTGGCCAACACCGTCCGCATCATTCCGGATGTGTCCTACAAGCCCTCGCCGCTGAGCGGTTTGCCCGGAGAGCATACCCGTTCCTTTGACATGTCCAGCTGCGTTCTGCGCAGCGTCTCTCCCATTCACCTGGCATACATGCGCAACATGCGCACGCTTTCGTCCATGTCGCTCTCCGTTGTTGTGGAGGGCCGCCTTTGGGGCCTGATCAGCGGTCATCACGCGGAGCCGCGCGCCGTGCCTTACCTGGTGCGCTCCGCCTGCGACATGCTGACCAAGATCGTCGGCAACCAGCTCTCAGCCTTCCGCACCTCGACCCAGTTGGAAGAGACCGTGCACTATCACGCCATCCAGCACAAGCTGCTGACGCGCATTGCCGCGACGGTGAACTACATGGACACCCTGGAGGGTGAGGCCGCCGAGCTGCTGGAGGTAACCTCCGCCGGGGGAGCGGCGCTGTGGATGGATGACCGGCTGACTTGCCACGGTAAGACTCCTACCGAGGAGCAGGTGAAAGGCATTATCGACTGGCTGGATACGCAGCCTGAGCTCGAGGTCTTCTCCACGCATTGCCTGGGGACACATCTGCCGTGGGCTGGCTCGATCGCGGATGCGGCCAGCGGCATGATCGCCATCCGTATCTCCGATGTGCGCCGCCGCTACATCCTGTGGTTCCGTCCGGAGATTGTGCAGACCGTAAAGTGGGCGGGTGATCCCGGGGAGAGCCTGGAATCCATCAAGCTGCTGGAACCGCGCCACTCGTTCGAGCTGTGGAAGCAGATCGTCCGTGGCCGCTCCGTCGAATGGTCCGGCATGCAGATCGAGTCCGCGCGCGAGTTCCGTTCCGCACTGATGACCATCAGCCTGCGCCGCGCTGAAGAAGAGGCGCAGCTTGCCGAGGCACGCTTTGACCAGTTGACCCACTCGCTGCCCACCAAGATCTTTACCGCCAATGACAGCGGTGAGTTGACCTATGTGAACCAGCAGTGGCACGACGCCGGCCTGAACGAGAAAGGCCGCTGGTTCGAAGGCGGCCGCCTGATTCCGGAAGACGAAGCCCGCTGCGCCGACGCATGGAGCAACGCCATCCGCGAAGGCATTCTGTTTGAAGAAGAGCTCCGCTTCCAGTCTCCGGATGGCGAACCGCGCTGGAACCTTGTCCGCGCTGTGCCCTTCCGTGGCCTTGGCGCCGTGCGTGCCGGCTGGGTTGGCATGTGCGCCGACCTGACCGAACGTAAGGAGCGCGAAGCCGCCATTCGTATGGCCGAGAAGCTGGCCATCACCGGCCGCATGACCTCCGTCATCGCGCATGAGATCAACAATCCGCTCGAAGCTATTACCAACCTGATGTACCTGCTGCGGCAGGAGGTGGATGAGAGCAACCGCTCGGCCACCGAGTACATCACGATGGTCGAGAGTGAGCTGATCCGCATCAGCGGCATTACCAAGCAGACCCTGCGCTGGACCCGCGAAAACCAGGAGCGCTTCGACTGGATGGCGCTCGACGAGATGTTCGAGGAGGTTCTGCGCCTCTTCCACGGCAAGTCGAACAATCGCCATGTCACGGTGCAGACGCTGGGCGACAGGGGACTGCGCTACTACGGCATGGTCGGCCAGATCCGTCAGGTCGTCGCCAACCTGGTCTCAAACGCCATCGATGCCAGTCACATCGGCGGAACCATCATGCTGCGCGCGCGGTCTGAAGCCAGGGGACTGGTTATTGAAGCCACCGATCATGGCGCCGGTATGGATGACCATGTCCGCAGCCAGATCTTCAAGCCCTTCTTCACCACCAAGGGCGACCTTGGCAACGGCCTCGGCCTCTACATCTCGCATGAGATTGTGGAGCGTCACGGAGGCCACATTGAAGTGGATACGCAGCCCGGTCATGGCACCACCGTCCGTGTGGTGTTGCCTCTGCTGGAGACGGACGTGATACTGCCAGTCAAAGGCCTGCAGTAA
- a CDS encoding biliverdin-producing heme oxygenase, with the protein MMDLKQLRAATEKEHRAIEGVMPIMAADLSLSTYQSVLSALYGILRAWDEWAERHAPPDLRQETLTRLRSPLLEADLAYFHLPVPQQRATLDLPMSEAGFLGAMYVMEGSTLGGQYIARHVEQTLGLQPGKGDAYFIGYGEHTSERWRVFQGILRDLPEHQTAEVISGARAMFTQFRLWMVKQFEKGIRAELQTHGR; encoded by the coding sequence ATGATGGACTTAAAGCAACTCCGGGCCGCAACAGAAAAAGAACACCGTGCAATTGAGGGTGTTATGCCCATCATGGCGGCCGATCTTTCCCTGTCAACGTACCAGTCCGTGCTGTCGGCGCTTTACGGCATACTGCGCGCCTGGGACGAATGGGCCGAGCGGCATGCTCCCCCGGACTTACGCCAGGAGACCCTCACGCGCCTCCGCTCGCCGTTGCTTGAGGCGGATCTCGCATATTTCCACCTGCCTGTGCCCCAGCAACGCGCCACGCTCGATCTCCCCATGTCCGAAGCCGGCTTTCTGGGCGCCATGTATGTAATGGAAGGCTCCACCCTGGGCGGCCAGTACATCGCCCGCCACGTGGAGCAGACACTTGGTTTGCAGCCGGGCAAAGGCGATGCCTATTTCATTGGATATGGTGAACACACCTCGGAACGCTGGAGAGTATTTCAAGGCATACTTCGTGACCTTCCGGAGCATCAGACCGCAGAAGTGATTTCCGGTGCGCGGGCCATGTTCACGCAATTCCGCCTCTGGATGGTGAAACAATTCGAGAAGGGAATACGCGCAGAACTGCAGACGCATGGGCGGTGA
- a CDS encoding FAD-binding oxidoreductase: MTGTPPFEPWGRYPKYNATVVPLQWQSDFPAIVSRNGGMHNGALAVGMGRSYGDVCLLKDGNLMVTTGMNRILEWNPETGILKAEAGMTLAQILDFCVPHGYFLPVTPGTKYVTLGGAIANDIHGKNHHVAGTFGCHVPEFELVRSDGTKLICSPTENPDWYAATIGGMGLTGVMTWAKLKMKPIVSRKIDYEGIQFHGVDEFLALTEASKNVEYTVSWIDCSSTGKNFARGVFMQGDHTRNPGELKPSPEPKLVFPIEAPSFMLNSASVAAFNTVFFHKQMKKRVTALQDYEPFFYPLDKVLKWNRMYGSSGLLQFQYAIPWEHAREGTIAILNEVAKSGLASFLAVLKAFGDVPSPGMLSFPQPGITLALDFPIKPGKSFPLFDRLASMTLEFGGKLYPAKDARMTAAQYQTSYPQWQQFLKYKDPLLSSSFWERVTREA, translated from the coding sequence ATGACGGGGACTCCACCGTTTGAGCCATGGGGCCGCTATCCGAAATACAACGCCACGGTGGTTCCGCTGCAGTGGCAAAGTGATTTTCCGGCCATTGTTTCCCGGAACGGGGGTATGCACAACGGCGCACTGGCCGTAGGCATGGGACGCAGCTATGGCGATGTGTGCCTGCTGAAGGATGGCAACCTGATGGTGACCACCGGGATGAACCGCATCCTGGAGTGGAATCCCGAAACCGGAATTTTAAAGGCGGAAGCCGGCATGACGCTGGCGCAGATTCTGGATTTCTGCGTTCCGCATGGCTATTTTCTGCCCGTTACCCCCGGCACCAAGTACGTGACACTGGGCGGCGCCATTGCCAATGACATTCACGGCAAGAACCACCACGTAGCCGGCACCTTTGGCTGCCACGTGCCGGAGTTCGAGCTGGTGCGCTCCGATGGCACGAAGCTGATCTGCTCGCCCACGGAGAACCCGGACTGGTACGCAGCCACAATTGGCGGCATGGGACTGACCGGTGTGATGACCTGGGCCAAGCTGAAGATGAAACCCATCGTCAGCCGCAAGATCGATTACGAGGGCATCCAGTTCCACGGCGTGGACGAGTTCCTGGCGCTGACCGAGGCCAGCAAGAACGTGGAGTACACCGTCAGCTGGATTGACTGCAGCTCCACCGGCAAGAACTTTGCGCGCGGCGTCTTCATGCAGGGCGACCACACGCGCAATCCCGGCGAACTGAAGCCATCGCCCGAGCCCAAGCTGGTCTTCCCCATCGAAGCACCCAGCTTCATGCTGAACTCAGCCTCCGTGGCGGCGTTCAACACCGTCTTCTTCCACAAGCAGATGAAGAAGCGTGTGACGGCACTGCAGGACTATGAGCCGTTCTTCTACCCGCTGGACAAGGTACTGAAGTGGAACCGCATGTACGGCTCCAGCGGCCTGCTGCAGTTCCAGTACGCCATTCCGTGGGAGCACGCACGCGAAGGCACTATCGCCATCCTGAATGAGGTTGCCAAGAGCGGCCTGGCAAGCTTCCTGGCCGTGCTGAAGGCCTTTGGCGATGTACCGTCGCCGGGCATGCTCAGCTTCCCGCAACCGGGCATTACGCTGGCGCTGGACTTCCCGATCAAACCGGGCAAAAGCTTCCCTCTGTTTGACCGCCTGGCCAGCATGACGCTGGAGTTCGGCGGCAAGCTGTATCCGGCCAAGGACGCCCGTATGACGGCTGCACAGTACCAGACGAGCTATCCGCAGTGGCAGCAGTTCCTGAAGTACAAAGATCCTCTGCTCTCCTCCAGCTTCTGGGAGCGCGTGACACGAGAAGCATAG
- a CDS encoding SDR family oxidoreductase: MSERILVLGATSGIAEATCRVWARQGASLVLVGRSGEKLAAVAGDLKARGAKFVETLVCDLDETSRHPQLIADAVNALGGLDVAYLAHGIMGDQQQSEESFDAAAQVIYTNFLSPVSLCTLLSNYFVKQGRGVLAVISSVAGERGRKSNYVYGSSKAGLSAFLDGLRNRVDRLGVTVLTIKPGPVKTAMTMGMKGSEKFADVDKVAATIVAAIRAKKDVLYVPGIWAIIMFVIRHIPESIFKKLNL; this comes from the coding sequence ATGAGCGAACGAATTCTTGTACTGGGAGCAACCTCCGGGATTGCCGAAGCGACGTGCCGCGTCTGGGCACGGCAGGGCGCAAGCCTTGTACTGGTAGGCCGCAGTGGTGAGAAGCTGGCCGCAGTGGCCGGAGACCTGAAGGCGCGCGGAGCAAAGTTTGTCGAAACCCTGGTCTGCGACCTGGATGAGACCTCCAGGCATCCGCAACTGATTGCCGACGCGGTCAACGCACTGGGCGGGCTGGACGTGGCCTACCTGGCCCACGGCATCATGGGCGACCAGCAGCAGTCGGAAGAAAGCTTCGACGCGGCAGCGCAGGTGATCTACACCAACTTCCTGTCGCCGGTCTCACTGTGCACGCTGCTGTCAAACTACTTTGTGAAGCAGGGACGTGGCGTGCTGGCCGTAATCTCGTCGGTTGCCGGAGAGCGCGGACGCAAGTCGAACTACGTCTACGGCAGCTCGAAGGCGGGCCTGAGCGCCTTCCTCGACGGCCTGCGCAATCGCGTGGACCGGTTGGGCGTAACGGTGCTGACCATCAAGCCCGGCCCGGTGAAAACCGCGATGACCATGGGCATGAAGGGCAGCGAGAAGTTTGCCGACGTGGACAAGGTCGCGGCCACCATCGTCGCGGCCATTCGCGCCAAGAAGGACGTGCTGTATGTGCCGGGCATCTGGGCCATCATCATGTTCGTGATCCGGCATATCCCGGAGTCGATCTTCAAGAAGCTCAATCTGTAG